The DNA segment AGAATTAAGGTCTCAATGTCAGCCCACGCCGTCAATATTGTTAGGGGGATACTTTCAACATGCCATACTTTCCTAAAAGAGCCGGTGACGCCGATAGAGGTTTGGCGCATTTACAGGGATTTTTACTCTAATGAACCCTTTATCAGGTTTATACGTGATGTTAAGGGGATCTACAGGTATCCTGACCCGAAGATAATCGTGGGTTCAAACTTCTGTGATATAGGTTTCGAGATAGATGAGCACACGGGCAGATTGGTGATTTTATCAGCCATAGATAATTTGATGAAGGGGGCTGCTGGAACAGCTGTTCAAGACATGAATATAATGTGCGGCTGGGATGAGAGGGAGGGCTTACGCTACTATGCATTACACCCAATTTAAAGTTTACCCTATAATTTTGTGAGCGTGTCCACGATGATAGTCCTGAAAATCGGCGGAGACATATTTAGAAGGGGGCTAAGCGATAGCCTCGCCAACGATATAGGTGAAATCTTAAAGAGGGACAGGCTGGTTATCGTTCATGGTGGTGGAGACGAGGTTACAGAGATAGCTGAGAAGCTTGGCAAGAAGCAGATTTTCGTGACCTCGCCTGAGGGCGTCAGGAGCAGGTACACGGACGAAGAGACCGTGGAAATATACACGATGGTTATGGCTGGCAGGGTGAATAAGGCGATTGTCAAATGGCTTATAGGGAAAAATATGCCGGCTGTTGGGATTTCAGGCGTCGACGGCGCATTAATGATCGCGAGCAGGAAGAAGAAGCTTCTGGTGGTTGATGAGCGTGGGAGAAAGCGCATTATAGATGGAGGCTTCACTGGAAAAATATCGAAGGTTAACTCAAGTCTCCTTGAGGTTCTCGTAGACCACGGTTTTCTGCCAGTCGTCTCACCTATAGCCCTTGGCGAAGAGAACGAGTACCTGAATGTTGACAGCGATAGGGCGGCTGGGCAGATAGCTAGCGCGTTAAAGGCTGAAAAAATAGTCTTTCTGACGGATGTTCCGGGCGTAAGATTAGGCGAAGAATATGTTAAGCGGATTAAGCTAAGCGAGGCCAAGGAGGTTCTGCCTAAGATAGGCCCCGGCATGGATAAGAAGCTAATTGCTTCGATAGAGGCTCTGGAAGCCGGCGTTAAAGAGGCTATTATCGCATGCGGGTTCACGGATAGCCCGGTGATAAGCGCTCTTAACGGTTTGAATGGTACGGTGATAAGCGCTGAATGAAGAGG comes from the Candidatus Bathyarchaeia archaeon genome and includes:
- a CDS encoding [LysW]-aminoadipate/[LysW]-glutamate kinase, whose product is MIVLKIGGDIFRRGLSDSLANDIGEILKRDRLVIVHGGGDEVTEIAEKLGKKQIFVTSPEGVRSRYTDEETVEIYTMVMAGRVNKAIVKWLIGKNMPAVGISGVDGALMIASRKKKLLVVDERGRKRIIDGGFTGKISKVNSSLLEVLVDHGFLPVVSPIALGEENEYLNVDSDRAAGQIASALKAEKIVFLTDVPGVRLGEEYVKRIKLSEAKEVLPKIGPGMDKKLIASIEALEAGVKEAIIACGFTDSPVISALNGLNGTVISAE